The following proteins come from a genomic window of Miscanthus floridulus cultivar M001 chromosome 2, ASM1932011v1, whole genome shotgun sequence:
- the LOC136539817 gene encoding uncharacterized protein isoform X1 produces the protein MQRSKDNEHSVDVANATTRENGNDSIYPLKSPKGPAVLPLRSVLVFFIAMFSFYVCYFSFHQITLEYEQKTTSADGAEQTEIRCRRPAVPHEQMRYVHFPRPVTYDRGECACNPVRFFVIISMQRSGSGWFETLLNSHPNVSSNGEIFSVRDRRENISSIFETLDRLYDMDWITSAAKNECTTAFGLKWMLNQGLMENHRDIVNYLNRRGAMVIFLFRRNTLRRLISVSANNYDRKTKQLNGIHKSHVHSKEEAEILARFKPELDVSTLIPSIRNAQRAMRTCLGRFSNTRHMVLYYEDVIRDRNALSRVQEFLGVPVRKLSSKHVKIHTRPLPDLVDNWEQVSQVLNGTQYGRFLDDADYVK, from the exons ATGCAACGCAGCAAGGACAATGAGCACTCAGTTGATGTAGCAAATGCTACCACAAGAGAGAATGGTAACGAT AGTATTTATCCATTAAAAAGTCCAAAGGGCCCAGCTGTGTTGCCTCTACGATCTGTTCTTGTCTTCTTCATTGCTATGTTCAGCTTCTATGTCTGCTACTTCTCCTTCCATCAGATAACTTTGGAATATGAACAAAAAACGACCAGCGCAGACGGAGCTGAACAGACAGAAATCCGTTGCAGAAGACCTGCAGTTCCACATGAGCAGATGCGATATGTGCACTTTCCGAGGCCTGTCACTTACGACAG GGGTGAATGTGCATGTAACCCGGTCCGCTTCTTTGTTATCATATCTATGCAAAGATCAGGAAGCGGGTGGTTCGAGACTTTGCTCAACAGCCACCCCAATGTCAGCTCGAATGGCGAGATCTTCTCTGTGAGGGATAGAAGGGAAAACATTTCGTCTATTTTTGAAACTCTTGACAGATTGTATGATATGGACTGGATCACTAGTGCGGCGAAGAATGAGTGCACAACAGCATTTGGGTTGAAGTGGATGCTAAACCAG GGACTGATGGAAAACCATCGAGACATCGTTAACTATTTAAACAGGAGGGGTGCAATGGTTATATTCCTCTTCAGGAGAAACACATTACGGAGGCTTATCTCTGTGTCGGCGAACAACTACGACAGGAAAACAAAGCAGCTGAATGGCATCCACAAATCACATGTTCACTCAAAAGAGGAG GCTGAGATCCTGGCAAGGTTCAAGCCAGAGCTGGACGTATCGACTCTGATTCCAAGCATCAGAAATGCCCAACGCGCCATGAGAACCTGCCTGGGTCGCTTCAGCAACACCCGCCACATGGTCCTCTACTACGAGGACGTGATCCGCGACAGAAAT GCATTGTCCCGGGTGCAGGAATTCCTGGGGGTTCCAGTGAGGAAGCTGTCCAGCAAGCACGTGAAGATCCACACCAGGCCCCTCCCGGACCTCGTCGACAACTGGGAGCAGGTGAGCCAGGTGCTGAATGGGACACAGTATGGTCGATTCCTTGATGATGCAGACTATGTCAAGTGA
- the LOC136539817 gene encoding uncharacterized protein isoform X2, which translates to MLPQERMSIYPLKSPKGPAVLPLRSVLVFFIAMFSFYVCYFSFHQITLEYEQKTTSADGAEQTEIRCRRPAVPHEQMRYVHFPRPVTYDRGECACNPVRFFVIISMQRSGSGWFETLLNSHPNVSSNGEIFSVRDRRENISSIFETLDRLYDMDWITSAAKNECTTAFGLKWMLNQGLMENHRDIVNYLNRRGAMVIFLFRRNTLRRLISVSANNYDRKTKQLNGIHKSHVHSKEEAEILARFKPELDVSTLIPSIRNAQRAMRTCLGRFSNTRHMVLYYEDVIRDRNALSRVQEFLGVPVRKLSSKHVKIHTRPLPDLVDNWEQVSQVLNGTQYGRFLDDADYVK; encoded by the exons ATGCTACCACAAGAGAGAATG AGTATTTATCCATTAAAAAGTCCAAAGGGCCCAGCTGTGTTGCCTCTACGATCTGTTCTTGTCTTCTTCATTGCTATGTTCAGCTTCTATGTCTGCTACTTCTCCTTCCATCAGATAACTTTGGAATATGAACAAAAAACGACCAGCGCAGACGGAGCTGAACAGACAGAAATCCGTTGCAGAAGACCTGCAGTTCCACATGAGCAGATGCGATATGTGCACTTTCCGAGGCCTGTCACTTACGACAG GGGTGAATGTGCATGTAACCCGGTCCGCTTCTTTGTTATCATATCTATGCAAAGATCAGGAAGCGGGTGGTTCGAGACTTTGCTCAACAGCCACCCCAATGTCAGCTCGAATGGCGAGATCTTCTCTGTGAGGGATAGAAGGGAAAACATTTCGTCTATTTTTGAAACTCTTGACAGATTGTATGATATGGACTGGATCACTAGTGCGGCGAAGAATGAGTGCACAACAGCATTTGGGTTGAAGTGGATGCTAAACCAG GGACTGATGGAAAACCATCGAGACATCGTTAACTATTTAAACAGGAGGGGTGCAATGGTTATATTCCTCTTCAGGAGAAACACATTACGGAGGCTTATCTCTGTGTCGGCGAACAACTACGACAGGAAAACAAAGCAGCTGAATGGCATCCACAAATCACATGTTCACTCAAAAGAGGAG GCTGAGATCCTGGCAAGGTTCAAGCCAGAGCTGGACGTATCGACTCTGATTCCAAGCATCAGAAATGCCCAACGCGCCATGAGAACCTGCCTGGGTCGCTTCAGCAACACCCGCCACATGGTCCTCTACTACGAGGACGTGATCCGCGACAGAAAT GCATTGTCCCGGGTGCAGGAATTCCTGGGGGTTCCAGTGAGGAAGCTGTCCAGCAAGCACGTGAAGATCCACACCAGGCCCCTCCCGGACCTCGTCGACAACTGGGAGCAGGTGAGCCAGGTGCTGAATGGGACACAGTATGGTCGATTCCTTGATGATGCAGACTATGTCAAGTGA